One part of the Sciurus carolinensis chromosome 6, mSciCar1.2, whole genome shotgun sequence genome encodes these proteins:
- the Trim36 gene encoding E3 ubiquitin-protein ligase TRIM36 isoform X2 — MSESGEISEFGYIMELLAKGKLPGWRRGYRCCGKTAELATAETSPKQEIKSGKHFKT, encoded by the exons ATGTCGGAGTCGGGGGAGATAAGTGAATTTGGCTACATCATGGAATTGCTAGCTAAAGGCAAG CTGCCGGGTTGGAGAAGAGGCTACCGCTGCTGTGGGAAGACGGCGGAACTTGCCACAGCCGAGACCTCTCCCAAACAGGAAATTAAAAGTGGGAAGCATTTCAAAACCTAA